CTGAGCCTTGAACTTAACAAATTAAGTAATGATATAAGAATTACTTGGATCACTCATATGCAGAGGAAAATGCTTTGCAGCGTTTTTCATAAAGTGGAGTAAAATAAACTTCCTGCATCCTGGAACGATAAACCTCCTGGCAGGAAAGTGGAGTTTGACCTGAGTTCACCTGCTTTAACAGTGTTTGAGTTGGAAAGTCTGCTGTTCACTGGCAAAGTCACCATCAGTCATGCAGATGAAGTCTGGCCAAGGTGTTACCATTAAGTGACTCACTTTGACTTTGTTTGAGCAAAACTCCACAAAATCGAGTGTGGCCTTAAAACGTGTTTTTCAAATTCACCACAGATGCGTATGTCATCAACCACATCTATGGGAGCATGAGGATCAGCTACATGGGTGTAGAGGCTCACGACCCCTGCCACAGAAAGCAAGGTGAGGGTGAACCTGAATATGCTGTACTTATTGCTCTTTATGAATTTGTCTTCTCTGTAGTTACAATGTCTCAGTCTACACCATCAGAATGTCTGTACTGCAATAGTTACTTTATCATACATACGCTTTAATGTGAACAGTccattatttagtatttatgtCATCactatacaataaaatacatgaaGCTGGTTCAGCTTTTGGTGTCCGTCTCAAAGCAAAAGTTAGTAAAAACTTTTAAAAGGCTGGAACCCACAGTGTGGACCTGAGGGTCGACAGTAATCAttacacagagcaaacacagtgaGTAGAACAAATTATTTGTCGTGACGCTGTGATGAAGagtaaacaaaaccaaagttcAGTTGCTCTGATGAAACATACAAAAGGAAGAGTCTCCTCTGTGAAGCCTCTGCTTCACTGTCTATGGCTGACGACTTGCAACTCCAGTAAGATGAAGGTAAGAGGCTAAAAAAATGATGTTGTATTTTATGGTATTATTCATAATTATTACCTTCAACCACATGGTAATAAATTTGCTTCTAGTTGATTCCATATAAGATATAAAATCACACAAGTACGACAGCTCACTTCTTCAATTTAAAGAAATTGcgaaaagacaataaaaacattgaaTTGCGTTAAAATAGCCAAATTACTACTAaaaacagactgactgactgcattTGTAACTTCTATTAGCATTTGTGCTAGTCATCTTGTGTAACCTGAATCAACAGTGCTTCACTTGTGTCTCAGTTCATGATGCGTGCGGCCCTGGGTGTCTGGATCCTATCAGCTGTGCTTTGTGTGGAGacggcagaggagcaggacactGCGGGCAACAGCACTGCCCAGAAGACTGCGCTGGTGTTTTCATCAAACAAAGAGTTAGGCTTCAATCTGTACAGAAAGATGGCGTCTCACGCCGATTTCCAAGGGAAGAACATCTTCTTCTCGccagtcagtgtctctgtggcttTGGCTGCTTTGTGCGTAGGAGCAGGGGGGGAGACGCACAAGCAGCTCTTCAGTGGTCTGGGCTTCAACAGCTCCCTGCTGACGCAGACAGATGTGGATCACGCCTTCCGTGTCCTCCTCTCCAAGTCCAATGAAGACTCCAGTGAAGgcactgctgtgtttgtggacagcCGCTTCAAACCACAGCCCGAGTTCCTGGACACCTTAAAGAATTCCTATTTTGGAGATGGCTTCAATGTGGACTTCACCAAACCCACAGACAGCATCAACACCATCAACAGCTACGTAGCGGAGAAGACGAAAGGGAAGATAGACAAGCTGGTGGAAAACCTGGATGCAAACACCATCATGTACCTCCTCAGTTACATCTACTACAAAGGTAACATCTGGTCACACATCTGGTGTGAAGcagtttccccactgtgggaccattaaaggttttcttatcttatttatttatcagcCTAAAGTTGTATTGTACTAATGCTCATCACATCAAACAGGAAAGTGGGCGACTCCATTTGATCCTGAGTTAACCAGAAAGGACGAGTTCATTGTGGATGAGAACACCAAGGTTCAATGCGGTAGCATTTTAATCACAATGGATTTGAGTTAAAAAATGAGCAGGAGTTCCTCATGTCATTGTGTCTGctttccaggttccagttcagatGATGTATATGAAGAAACATGTGGACGTCTATTATGACCAGGGCCTTAACACATCAGTCCTCCACCTCTCCTTCAACAGCTCCAAATCCATAGTGCTGTTGCTGCCTGAAAACATGGCAACACTGGAGAACGCCATCTCCCCAGGACATTTTACCAAGTGGCTCAAGTGGATGAAATCTAGGTTGGGAAAATCTGACGTTTTCCTTAAAACTCTATAACTATTTTAGGTTTTGtcatttgtgctgtttttccaCCTGTACAGTAAAAATGCCTGCCAATCATGCATCATGACTGTCACGTAAATCTATGTTAATTAATATCCTGTTTCCTGTTCTATTCATTTAGGAGGTATGAGATATATGTTCCAAAGTTCTCAATCAAGACTTCCTACAAGCTGAACAATATATTGACTGAAATGGGAATGACCGACATGTTTACTGATAGAGCAGATCTAAGTGGAATAGCACCAGGACAAAAACTGGTTGTCTCTGAGGTAAGGACAGACTGCAGTACATATAAATGTACATACAGATAAATTACATTCCATCCACCTCTCACCTCACACTACCTCTGTTACCTCCATAGGTTGTGCACCAAGCTACTCTGGATCTGGATGAATCTGGAGCCACCGCTTCAGGTGCCACAGGCATCGGCATCACCCTCTTGTCCTTTCAACATACGCCTGTGTTAAAGTTCAATAAGGCCTTTATGCTCGCCATCTTAGATcgcaacacacaaaacatactGTTCACAGGCAAGATCATCAACCCAAACATATGATGGTAGCAACCTGTGTCTTATCCGAAGCACAACATCACAAGAAATACaataaagaaaatgtatttgttcaGTTGCCTTGTACTTTATTGTTGAATGTGTCAGAAATAATATGAGTGTTTTGGTTATGGAATTGCAATGATGCTGGGAGAACATCTCTAttcaataagaaaaaaaaagtcattataGTTATAGCAAAAGTATAGagccaacacaacacaacacaacacaacacaacacaacacaacacaacacaacacaacacaacacaacacaacacaacacgtttttgcaatttgtttattttacctCGGACTATAGGTGGCAGCACTGAACAGCACCATGGCGTATGagctgctgaacaaaagcaCGAGGAAGAAATAGTCTTTGTTGATTGGTCAGATGTAAGGTTTGTTTCAGACATGGCCgaaacagcaggagaggaagaccAAGGTGGAAAATATCTGCACAAAGAAAGAATAAAGTACAGCCCCGAGGAAGAAGCAAGCCTGGAAAGACAACACTTCTGGAGGATAATCGATGCTTTTAGGTTTTACAGGTATATTAAGAATTAAAACAAAGCGAGAACGAGAAATGAGTCGGAAAACCTCGGTTTGTCTAAATCAAGGCAATAGCAGCAAGGGATGGATATTTAGCTCTGGGCGGATAACTGGTCATTAAATTAGCTATTGGTTCTGATTTAAATTTGCTTGTGTTTAAACAAGGTCCTACATTTAAAACCTTTCATAGTCCATTCGTCTCCCGCTTAAGACTGTTTGCACTCAAAGTTAACGATAAAACGCATTTTCAGTTGAGAACAGTAAAGACGTAAGAACTGTTAAAAGGTACATCCACGCccagtaaataaaaatgtactgtGTTGTTACGTTGGGGAGCGGGGGCATTTTGTGATTCGCTGTCCtcgtttgtttgtgcttgtcaGAGTCCATGTCCAAGAACATGTCAACCGGGCCGAGCGTCAGTTCCGGAGCCTACCATCACACCACCAGAGGTTGTTGCCAGGGGTTTTGCCCAACTTGGCTCGACTCAGGCAGTGTGCAGACCACAACCAGGAGGTGTTGCAGGCTATAATTCACAACAGCCTTGACATGTTTGAAAACATGGAGTACAGCGAGAGGGTAAACCTTGAGTAGTTGCtaacgtgtgtgtgcagtgtttaCACAAATTCTATACTGCAAAGGAATGCCTTGTGAAGTGCTAGAATTATTTTCATGCTGTTTACATGAGGAGTGTGTCGATGAGCTGTTCTTTATTCTGTCTCTTAGGGGGACCCGAGGAAGGTGCATCCTACTTCTACATTTGACATGGATAAGCTGAAGTCCACCATAAAGCAGTTTGT
Above is a window of Betta splendens chromosome 9, fBetSpl5.4, whole genome shotgun sequence DNA encoding:
- the LOC114863177 gene encoding serpin A3-6-like codes for the protein MKSKQNQSSVALMKHTKGRVSSVKPLLHCLWLTTCNSSKMKFMMRAALGVWILSAVLCVETAEEQDTAGNSTAQKTALVFSSNKELGFNLYRKMASHADFQGKNIFFSPVSVSVALAALCVGAGGETHKQLFSGLGFNSSLLTQTDVDHAFRVLLSKSNEDSSEGTAVFVDSRFKPQPEFLDTLKNSYFGDGFNVDFTKPTDSINTINSYVAEKTKGKIDKLVENLDANTIMYLLSYIYYKGKWATPFDPELTRKDEFIVDENTKVPVQMMYMKKHVDVYYDQGLNTSVLHLSFNSSKSIVLLLPENMATLENAISPGHFTKWLKWMKSRRYEIYVPKFSIKTSYKLNNILTEMGMTDMFTDRADLSGIAPGQKLVVSEVVHQATLDLDESGATASGATGIGITLLSFQHTPVLKFNKAFMLAILDRNTQNILFTGKIINPNI